A section of the Pseudomonas flavescens genome encodes:
- a CDS encoding TetR/AcrR family transcriptional regulator — protein sequence MSNTSLPTSGPGRPKDPAKREAILEAAKCLFLRYGYAGSSMDAIAAHAGVSKLTVYSHFTDKETLFCAAVKAKCEEQLPELLFELPEHADLETVLLNIASGFNRLINSAESVELHRLMTSLGSKDPLLAKVFYEAGPQPLLAEMERLLSKANQNGQLSIESPKVAADQFFSLFKGCANFRLLIGCGAPPSAAELEQHAQEAVRMFLRAYRA from the coding sequence ATGTCGAATACTTCGTTGCCTACCAGCGGCCCCGGCCGCCCCAAAGATCCCGCCAAGCGCGAAGCCATCCTCGAAGCCGCGAAATGCCTGTTCCTGCGTTACGGCTATGCCGGCAGCAGCATGGACGCCATTGCCGCCCACGCCGGTGTTTCCAAGCTCACCGTGTACAGCCACTTCACCGACAAGGAGACGCTGTTCTGCGCGGCGGTGAAGGCCAAGTGCGAGGAGCAGCTGCCCGAGCTGCTGTTCGAGCTGCCCGAACATGCCGATCTCGAGACGGTCCTGCTCAATATCGCCAGCGGCTTCAACCGCCTGATCAACAGTGCCGAGTCGGTCGAACTGCATCGACTGATGACCAGCCTCGGCAGCAAGGACCCGCTGCTGGCGAAAGTCTTTTATGAGGCGGGCCCACAACCGCTGCTGGCGGAAATGGAGCGCTTGCTGAGCAAGGCGAACCAGAATGGCCAGCTATCCATCGAGTCACCCAAGGTAGCCGCGGACCAGTTCTTTTCTCTGTTCAAGGGCTGCGCCAACTTTCGCCTGCTGATCGGTTGTGGTGCCCCTCCAAGTGCGGCCGAGCTGGAACAGCATGCTCAGGAAGCAGTACGGATGTTCCTGCGCGCGTACCGGGCCTGA
- a CDS encoding LysR family transcriptional regulator, with product MFDLNDVALFIQVVEAGSFAGAARRMGVPSNTLSRRVKQLEETLGVRLLHRSTRKLALTDAGRSLFEQSVAQVADLLEVSRRFTDGSQEPAGQIRVAVTADFFDLFQMAFIARFLERYPRVQLDFLLSDNRVDLIAEGIDLAFRAGALPDSSFVARKILTDSRMLAASPGYLQKHGIPDDIHALAQHSCIHPSNRSGQTAWHFPGPQGDIPIQVSGRFCANTAQAQLKAAVAGLGICFLPRPILYTSLKLGELVEVLPDRRQQGNDMFIVYPSKRQIPHAVSVFADEAVAYLLEETEKRYLGA from the coding sequence GTGTTCGATCTGAACGATGTCGCCCTATTCATTCAGGTCGTCGAGGCGGGAAGCTTCGCGGGGGCAGCGCGGCGTATGGGGGTTCCATCCAACACCCTGAGCCGGCGTGTCAAACAGCTGGAAGAAACCCTGGGAGTGCGTCTGTTGCACCGCTCCACACGCAAGCTGGCGCTCACCGATGCAGGTCGTTCGCTCTTCGAGCAAAGCGTCGCGCAGGTTGCTGATTTGCTGGAGGTCAGTCGACGCTTCACCGATGGCAGTCAGGAACCGGCAGGGCAGATACGGGTTGCCGTCACGGCAGATTTTTTCGACCTGTTCCAGATGGCGTTCATCGCCCGTTTTCTCGAGCGATACCCGCGGGTCCAGCTGGATTTTCTGCTCAGCGACAATCGGGTCGACCTGATCGCTGAGGGTATCGATCTGGCATTCAGGGCTGGAGCATTGCCGGACTCCAGTTTCGTCGCACGAAAAATCCTCACGGACAGCCGCATGCTTGCTGCCAGCCCCGGGTACCTGCAGAAACACGGCATACCCGATGATATTCATGCGTTGGCGCAACATTCCTGCATCCATCCATCCAACCGTTCGGGGCAAACGGCATGGCACTTTCCCGGGCCACAGGGGGACATCCCGATCCAGGTGAGCGGGCGCTTTTGCGCGAACACGGCACAGGCTCAGTTGAAGGCCGCCGTTGCCGGGCTGGGCATATGTTTCCTGCCTCGGCCCATCCTCTACACGAGCCTGAAGCTGGGAGAACTCGTCGAGGTACTGCCTGACCGCAGGCAGCAGGGCAACGACATGTTCATCGTTTACCCCAGCAAGCGACAAATCCCGCACGCTGTCAGCGTGTTCGCCGACGAGGCGGTCGCCTACCTGCTCGAAGAGACCGAGAAGAGGTACCTCGGCGCTTGA
- a CDS encoding DUF4197 domain-containing protein, with translation MLRIPVLVAGLLLSANVFALSLSDLSQQDASGGLKDALTQGAKVAVQQLGKPGGFSGNPEVRIELPGKLGKAAKTMKMMGMGAQVEQLETSMNKAAEAAVPQAQALLVDAVKKMTVQDAKSILSGPQDSATQYLNKSSREQIRAKFLPIVKQATDQVGLAKQYNSFASQAATFGVLDAKSANIESYVTEQALDGLFDMIAKQEAGIRENPAAAATSLAKKVFGAL, from the coding sequence ATGCTCCGCATCCCTGTTCTCGTCGCCGGCCTGCTGCTGTCCGCCAACGTGTTCGCCCTGTCGCTTTCCGACCTCAGCCAGCAGGACGCCAGCGGCGGCCTGAAAGACGCCCTCACCCAGGGCGCCAAGGTGGCCGTGCAGCAGCTCGGCAAACCGGGTGGTTTCAGTGGCAACCCCGAGGTGCGTATCGAGCTGCCGGGCAAGCTCGGCAAGGCCGCCAAGACCATGAAGATGATGGGCATGGGCGCTCAGGTCGAGCAGCTTGAAACCAGCATGAACAAGGCCGCCGAAGCCGCCGTGCCACAGGCCCAGGCGCTGCTGGTCGACGCGGTCAAGAAGATGACCGTGCAGGACGCCAAGAGCATTCTCTCCGGCCCGCAGGACTCGGCGACTCAATACCTGAACAAGAGCAGCCGCGAGCAGATCCGCGCCAAGTTTCTGCCCATCGTCAAGCAGGCCACCGACCAGGTCGGCCTGGCCAAACAGTACAACAGCTTCGCCAGCCAGGCCGCTACCTTCGGCGTGCTCGACGCCAAGAGCGCGAATATCGAAAGCTATGTGACCGAACAGGCACTCGACGGCCTGTTCGACATGATCGCCAAGCAGGAAGCCGGTATCCGCGAGAACCCCGCAGCCGCCGCCACCAGCCTGGCGAAGAAGGTCTTCGGCGCGCTCTGA
- a CDS encoding efflux RND transporter permease subunit — protein MSFNLSAWALHHRQIVLYLMLLLGIVGALSYSKLGQSEDPPFTFKAMVVKTNWPGATAEQVARQVTERIEKKLMETGEYDRIVSFSRPGESQVTFLARDSMHSNEIPELWYQLRKKIADIRHTLPGGIQGPFFNDEFGTTFGNIYALTGSGFDYAVLKDYADRVQLQLQRVKDVGKVELVGLQDEKIWIELSNTKLATLGLPLAAVQQALEQQNAMAVAGFFETGSDRVQLRVSGSFETVEQIRDFPIRVADRTFRIGDVAEINRGFNDPPAPRMRFMGEDAIGLAVSMKPGGDILVLGKALEVEFTRLQNNLPAGMQLRKVSDQPAAVKTGVGEFVKVLTEALIIVLLVSFFSLGMRTGLVVALSIPLVLAMTFAAMYYLNIGLHKISLGALVLALGLLVDDAIIAVEIMAIKMEQGYDRLKAASFAWTSTAFPMLTGTLITAAGFLPIATAQSGTGEYTRSIFQVVTIALLMSWVAAVMFVPYLGARFLPDLAKQAAQKRGGSGAGHDPYDTAFYKRVRRVVDWCVRRRKTVIVLTLALFVGSILLFRFVPQQFFPASGRLELMVDFKLAEGASLIATEAEVRRLEERLAGHPGVDNYVAYVGTGSPRFYLPLDQQLPATSFAQIVVLAKTIEDREAVRSWLIGVLNDEFPSLRTRISRLENGPPVGYPVQFRVSGEHIDEVRGLARQVADKVRDNPYVVNVHLDWEEPSKVVYLNIDQDRARALGVSTADVSKFLRSALNGSSVSDYREDNELIEILLRGTPVERQALELLPSLAVPTQSGKSVALSQIATLEYGFEEGVIWHRNRLPTVTVRADIYGPQQPATLTQQILPTLDDVRAHLPDGYLLEVGGTVEDSSRGQASVNAGVPLFVVVVLTLLMLQLKSFSRSIMVFLTAPLGLIGVTLFLLLFGQPFGFVAMLGTIALSGMIMRNSVILVDQIEQDRAAGLDTWDAIVEATVRRFRPIVLTALAAVLAMIPLSRSVFFGPMAVAIMGGLIVATALTLLFLPALYAGWFRVKPGEKLQIASDT, from the coding sequence ATGTCCTTCAACCTTTCCGCCTGGGCGCTGCATCACCGGCAGATCGTCCTGTACCTGATGTTGCTGCTGGGCATCGTTGGCGCCCTGTCGTATTCCAAGCTCGGGCAGAGCGAGGACCCGCCATTCACCTTCAAGGCCATGGTGGTGAAAACCAACTGGCCCGGCGCCACCGCCGAGCAGGTGGCGCGGCAGGTTACCGAACGCATCGAGAAGAAGCTGATGGAGACCGGCGAGTACGATCGCATCGTGTCCTTCTCACGGCCTGGCGAATCTCAGGTCACCTTCCTGGCTCGCGATTCCATGCATTCCAACGAGATTCCCGAGCTCTGGTACCAGCTACGCAAGAAGATCGCCGATATTCGCCACACCCTGCCAGGCGGTATCCAGGGGCCGTTCTTCAACGACGAGTTCGGCACCACCTTCGGCAACATCTACGCGCTGACCGGCAGCGGTTTCGATTACGCGGTGCTCAAGGATTATGCCGACCGCGTGCAACTGCAACTGCAGCGGGTCAAGGACGTCGGCAAGGTCGAGCTGGTCGGCCTGCAGGACGAAAAGATCTGGATCGAACTGTCCAACACCAAGCTGGCCACTCTTGGCCTGCCGCTCGCTGCCGTGCAGCAGGCCCTCGAACAGCAGAACGCGATGGCCGTGGCGGGCTTCTTCGAGACCGGCTCCGACCGCGTGCAGTTGCGGGTCAGCGGCAGTTTCGAGACGGTCGAGCAGATCCGCGATTTCCCCATTCGCGTGGCCGATCGCACCTTCCGCATTGGCGACGTCGCCGAGATCAACCGTGGCTTCAACGATCCACCCGCGCCACGCATGCGTTTCATGGGTGAAGATGCCATCGGCCTGGCGGTGTCGATGAAGCCCGGTGGCGACATTCTGGTCCTCGGCAAGGCGCTGGAGGTTGAGTTCACGCGGTTGCAGAACAACCTGCCGGCGGGCATGCAGCTGCGCAAGGTGTCGGACCAGCCGGCAGCGGTGAAGACCGGCGTCGGTGAGTTCGTCAAGGTGCTCACCGAGGCGCTGATCATCGTGCTGCTGGTTAGCTTCTTCTCCCTGGGCATGCGTACCGGGCTGGTGGTGGCACTGTCGATTCCCCTGGTGCTGGCGATGACCTTCGCCGCCATGTACTACCTGAACATCGGCCTGCACAAGATTTCCCTGGGAGCACTGGTGCTGGCGCTGGGTCTGCTGGTGGACGACGCGATCATTGCCGTGGAAATCATGGCGATCAAGATGGAGCAGGGCTACGACCGTCTCAAGGCGGCCAGCTTCGCCTGGACGAGTACGGCGTTTCCGATGCTCACCGGCACCCTGATCACCGCCGCAGGCTTTCTGCCGATCGCCACGGCGCAGTCGGGCACTGGCGAGTACACCCGCTCGATCTTTCAGGTGGTGACCATCGCGTTGTTGATGTCCTGGGTCGCTGCGGTGATGTTCGTGCCTTATCTGGGCGCTCGTTTCCTGCCGGATCTGGCCAAGCAGGCGGCTCAGAAACGCGGTGGCAGCGGTGCAGGGCACGATCCCTATGACACGGCGTTCTACAAGCGCGTCCGGCGCGTGGTCGACTGGTGCGTGCGACGGCGCAAGACGGTGATCGTGCTGACCCTGGCGCTGTTCGTCGGCTCGATCCTGCTGTTCCGCTTCGTGCCGCAGCAGTTCTTCCCGGCATCGGGGCGACTGGAGCTGATGGTCGACTTCAAACTGGCCGAAGGCGCTTCGTTGATCGCCACCGAGGCCGAGGTGCGGCGTCTCGAGGAGCGCCTGGCCGGGCATCCCGGTGTGGATAACTACGTGGCTTACGTGGGGACCGGCTCACCGCGTTTCTACCTGCCGCTGGATCAGCAACTGCCGGCGACCAGCTTCGCGCAGATCGTCGTGCTGGCGAAAACCATCGAGGATCGCGAGGCCGTGCGCAGCTGGCTGATCGGCGTGTTGAACGATGAGTTCCCAAGCCTGCGCACGCGCATCTCGCGTCTGGAGAACGGGCCGCCGGTGGGCTACCCCGTGCAGTTCCGGGTTTCCGGCGAGCATATCGACGAAGTCCGCGGGCTGGCCCGGCAAGTCGCCGACAAGGTGCGTGACAACCCTTATGTGGTCAACGTGCATCTGGACTGGGAAGAGCCGAGCAAGGTGGTGTACCTGAATATCGATCAGGACCGCGCCCGGGCGCTGGGCGTCAGCACTGCCGACGTGTCGAAGTTCCTGCGCAGCGCGTTGAATGGCTCATCGGTCAGCGATTACCGCGAGGACAACGAACTGATCGAGATTCTTCTGCGCGGCACGCCAGTGGAGCGTCAGGCGCTGGAGTTGCTTCCGAGCCTGGCGGTGCCGACCCAGAGTGGCAAGAGTGTCGCGCTGTCGCAGATCGCCACCCTCGAATACGGCTTCGAGGAGGGGGTGATCTGGCACCGCAATCGCCTGCCGACCGTGACCGTGCGTGCCGATATATACGGTCCGCAGCAGCCCGCGACGCTGACCCAGCAGATTCTGCCGACGCTGGACGACGTGCGTGCGCACCTCCCGGATGGCTACCTGCTGGAAGTGGGAGGCACGGTGGAGGACTCCTCCAGAGGCCAGGCTTCGGTGAATGCCGGCGTGCCGCTGTTCGTGGTGGTGGTACTGACACTGCTGATGCTGCAGCTCAAGAGTTTCTCGCGGTCGATCATGGTGTTTCTCACCGCGCCTCTCGGGCTGATCGGCGTGACCCTGTTCCTGCTGCTGTTCGGCCAACCGTTCGGCTTCGTGGCCATGCTCGGCACCATTGCGCTGTCAGGCATGATCATGCGCAACTCGGTGATTCTGGTCGACCAGATCGAGCAGGACAGAGCGGCGGGGCTGGATACCTGGGATGCCATCGTCGAAGCCACGGTACGGCGCTTCCGGCCCATCGTGCTGACCGCCCTGGCGGCGGTACTGGCGATGATTCCCCTGTCGCGCAGCGTGTTCTTCGGGCCGATGGCGGTGGCGATCATGGGCGGTTTGATCGTGGCCACGGCGCTGACCCTGTTGTTCCTGCCTGCGCTCTACGCCGGATGGTTCAGGGTCAAGCCCGGTGAAAAGCTGCAAATCGCAAGCGACACCTGA
- a CDS encoding efflux RND transporter periplasmic adaptor subunit, giving the protein MFRHALSRVVPVCLVLSLVACSNAEAPQPGIRPAMVAQPQLATELVDSYPGEIRARLEPELAFRIGGKVTRRLVEVGQRVDKDAALAELDPQDVRLQLDASRAQLQSAESNLQLARAERDRYRTLQQRGMISKSQSDNAENTFRAAEARLRQVRAELNVADNQAGYAVLKTPQSGVILQRSAEVGQVVSAGQTVFVLAADGEREVLIDLPEQVIGSLSIGQEVAVELWSQPGERLAGRIRELSPAADPRSRTYAARIALQQRDAQVELGQSARVFIARNGDVPLAVPLSALTAEKDQPYVWVVDPQTSTLRRTAVRVGPYGEKLVPVLDGLKASDWVVVAGVQVLLDGQRIRPVDRDNRAVDLAAKE; this is encoded by the coding sequence ATGTTCCGCCATGCTCTGTCTCGCGTTGTGCCTGTCTGTCTTGTTCTGTCCCTGGTCGCCTGCAGCAATGCGGAGGCTCCGCAGCCGGGCATTCGTCCCGCCATGGTGGCGCAGCCGCAACTGGCGACGGAGCTGGTGGATTCCTATCCCGGCGAGATAAGAGCGCGGCTGGAGCCGGAACTGGCGTTCCGCATCGGCGGCAAGGTGACCAGGCGCCTGGTCGAGGTAGGGCAGCGGGTCGACAAGGATGCCGCGCTGGCCGAGCTCGACCCCCAGGACGTGCGCCTGCAACTGGACGCCTCCCGTGCCCAACTGCAGTCGGCGGAGTCCAATCTGCAACTGGCCCGTGCCGAGCGTGATCGCTACCGCACCCTCCAGCAGCGCGGGATGATCAGCAAGTCGCAGTCCGACAATGCCGAAAACACCTTCCGCGCCGCCGAGGCTCGCCTGCGCCAGGTACGTGCCGAACTCAACGTCGCCGATAACCAGGCCGGTTATGCAGTGCTCAAGACGCCGCAGAGTGGCGTGATCCTGCAACGCAGCGCCGAGGTCGGTCAGGTGGTGTCGGCCGGCCAGACGGTGTTCGTGCTGGCTGCCGATGGTGAGCGCGAGGTGCTGATCGATCTGCCTGAGCAGGTGATCGGCAGCCTGAGCATCGGTCAGGAGGTCGCCGTGGAACTCTGGTCGCAGCCTGGCGAACGCCTGGCCGGGCGCATCCGTGAACTCTCGCCGGCGGCCGATCCGCGCTCGCGTACCTATGCTGCGCGCATCGCCCTGCAGCAGCGCGACGCGCAGGTTGAACTTGGCCAGAGCGCCCGGGTGTTCATCGCCCGCAACGGCGATGTACCGCTGGCGGTGCCGTTGTCGGCATTGACCGCCGAGAAGGATCAGCCCTACGTCTGGGTGGTCGATCCGCAAACCTCGACGCTCAGGCGTACTGCGGTGCGAGTTGGTCCCTATGGTGAAAAACTGGTGCCGGTGCTGGACGGTCTGAAGGCCAGCGACTGGGTGGTGGTAGCCGGCGTGCAGGTGCTGCTGGACGGGCAGCGGATACGTCCGGTGGACCGAGACAACCGAGCGGTTGATCTGGCAGCGAAGGAGTAA
- a CDS encoding pirin family protein gives MSPSDLGHVIKPFVFLDLFEADSSFVGQMPMHPHSGIATVTVITEGNLHFDDPDAGKGEIAYGGVEWMRAGGGVWHGKEMSAGTSKRVQGFQLWVALPPHLENAAVDSQYLEAAAMPQAGPARVILGSYEGVRSPVRAPENITYLLVTIAKGETWEYRPQAQHESLWLSVSRGRLTSPERVDAGEMVVFEAGNEAIRLTAGEEDAVFVIGSAAPHPYPLQLGHYSVHTNADALVAGETRIAELGRQLREQKKAQGPSGPMPIFR, from the coding sequence ATGAGCCCCTCCGACCTTGGCCATGTCATCAAGCCCTTCGTTTTTCTCGACTTGTTCGAGGCGGACAGCTCGTTCGTCGGCCAGATGCCGATGCACCCCCACTCGGGAATCGCCACCGTCACCGTAATCACCGAAGGAAATCTGCACTTCGACGACCCTGATGCCGGCAAGGGGGAAATTGCCTACGGTGGCGTCGAATGGATGCGTGCGGGTGGCGGCGTCTGGCATGGCAAAGAAATGAGTGCCGGCACATCCAAACGCGTTCAGGGCTTCCAGCTGTGGGTGGCACTGCCCCCTCACCTGGAAAACGCAGCCGTCGACAGCCAATACCTGGAAGCTGCCGCCATGCCCCAGGCAGGGCCGGCACGGGTAATTCTTGGCAGCTACGAAGGCGTGCGCAGCCCTGTTCGCGCACCTGAAAACATCACTTACCTGCTGGTGACCATCGCCAAGGGCGAAACCTGGGAATACAGGCCACAGGCGCAGCACGAGTCCCTGTGGCTGAGCGTCAGCCGTGGCAGGCTGACCTCGCCCGAGCGGGTCGACGCAGGCGAGATGGTGGTATTCGAGGCGGGTAACGAGGCCATACGGCTGACGGCCGGCGAGGAAGATGCCGTGTTCGTGATCGGCTCCGCCGCACCGCATCCCTACCCACTGCAACTCGGCCATTACTCGGTGCATACCAATGCAGACGCGCTAGTTGCCGGAGAAACCAGGATCGCCGAACTTGGCCGCCAATTGCGTGAACA
- a CDS encoding GFA family protein gives MDRFTGGCLCGQVRLEARGRPYRVGLCHCLDCRKHHGALFYAAAIFPEEAVTISGETADYAGRFFCPRCGSSVFARSADEIDVHLGALDAPDQLLPSYESWTTRRESWLPPFPFKSHYQHDREASGRMEDQLTGEN, from the coding sequence ATGGATCGATTCACCGGTGGCTGCCTGTGCGGCCAGGTACGCTTGGAGGCTCGTGGCCGTCCGTACCGGGTCGGCCTCTGCCATTGCCTCGACTGCCGCAAGCATCACGGCGCACTGTTCTACGCGGCCGCAATATTTCCTGAAGAGGCCGTGACCATCAGCGGCGAAACCGCGGATTATGCCGGGCGCTTCTTCTGCCCCCGCTGTGGCTCATCGGTATTCGCCCGGAGCGCCGACGAAATCGACGTGCACCTGGGCGCACTCGATGCCCCGGACCAATTGCTGCCGAGCTACGAAAGCTGGACGACCCGGCGCGAATCCTGGCTCCCTCCCTTCCCTTTCAAGAGCCACTACCAGCACGACCGCGAGGCCTCGGGCCGCATGGAGGACCAGCTGACTGGGGAAAACTAG